One Sulfitobacter sp. M39 genomic window, GATGGATATGACGGGTATCGCCGACACGGGCAGCAATCACTTCCTGCCGGGCACCTCGGCCTCTGCCATTGCGCTGATAAAGGGGTTGCGAGACGCCGATGCGCTGGCCCCGCAATCCCTGTCGGTCGGACCGGTGAGCATCAAGCTGGGCGGGTAGCCGCGTCGCCGGCCAGGCCCGCCGCTGACATGGCCGCCCGAAGCGCTGTGCTAAAGCGCGCCATCATCCTGCCATCCTCTGCCAAGCAGCGGCGCAGGGATCGGGGCAGTTCCAACTGCACGCCCGCGCCGCTGCGGGTACGGTTGCAGATGTTGCTGGGGTGTACGCCGGGCAGGGCCGTGTTCAGCGCGGCCCCAAACCCCGCCGCGCGCAATGCGTCGCCCACAGCATCCCGCAGGATTTCGTCACGCCCGCCCAGCCAGACCGTGTCGGTGCCATCATCCTTGCGCCCGTGAATGGCGATCGACGTGTCCGCCCCAGCCACCAGTGCCAGCGCCCGAGGTT contains:
- a CDS encoding poly-gamma-glutamate hydrolase family protein, whose amino-acid sequence is MADRYPDFATLAAAHDHDRDYRITVQDRGTCVAILAPHGGTIEPETASIARAVAGDDLSFYLFEALRAGAHGDYHITSHRFDEPRALALVAGADTSIAIHGRKDDGTDTVWLGGRDEILRDAVGDALRAAGFGAALNTALPGVHPSNICNRTRSGAGVQLELPRSLRRCLAEDGRMMARFSTALRAAMSAAGLAGDAATRPA